The segment ATTCGCCGGCTGGCAACGCGCGGTCGATCGTTCGGGCATGCCCGGGCTGCGCGTCACGCGCATCCAGCATTACAAATCGCTCTACGAACGCCAGACCTTCTGACCCGCAGCCGGCGCGGCCCGCCACGATGGGCCGCGCGCTGCATTTTCAAAACTTTGCAAAGAACAGACATGACGTGACGGTCATGGAACAAATATCCCGACCGTCCGTATTTCCCTCCATTGGCGGCGTACAAAAGGGCCGCGATAGCAGGAGGGCACGGCAATGGGCTTTATTCTCTATCTCATCATCGGTGGCGTCATCGGCTGGCTGGCCAGCATCGTCATGCGCACCGACGCACAGCAAGGCATTTTCCTCAACGTCATCGTCGGCATCGTCGGCGCGTTCCTCGCGGGCCTCGTCGTTTCGGGCGGCTCGATCGGCGAAGGCCTCAATGTCACCTCGCTGCTCGCCTCCTTTGTCGGCGCGATCGTGCTGCTCGGCATCGTCAACCTCATCCGGCGCGGCTCGGTACGCTGAGCCCAGCCACAAAAAAAGGGCCGCGCGGCATGTGCTGCGCGGCCCTTTTTCATGTCTATCGGTTCGCGCTTATTCAAGCTCGAACGAGACGTTCACCGTGACGTTGACCGCCTGTTCGCCCGGCTCGATCGCGGTATCCGCCACCTCGACCTTCGCGGAACGCGCCGCCATCATATAGGGCATTGGCGGCGCCGGGTTGTAGCCACCCGATTCCGAGATGGAGAGGATGCGCTTCACCTTCAGCCCGGCCGCGCCCGCATAAAGATCGGCGCGCGCACGCGCCTTGCGGATCGCGTCCACCCGCGCCTCGTCCTCGGCCGCCTCGGGCTTGTCGATCTGCAGGTTCGGCCCGTTGATCTGGTTCGCGCCCTGCGCCACCAGCGTGTCGAGGATCTTGCCGCTCGCCGCGACGTCGCGGAAGCGGATGCTCACCGAATTATGCGCCTGATACCCAGTGATCGTCGGCGGCGTATTCTCGGCATATTTATACTGCGGCTCGAGCCGGATGGTGCTCGTCATGATGTCGCGGTCAGCGACACCCGCCTTTTTGAGCGCGGCGACCACGCCCGTCATGCGCGCGGCATTGTCGCGCATCGCGGTGGCGGCGTCCTTGGCCTGCGTCACCACGCCCGCGCTGATCACCGCCACATCGGGCACGCGCTTGGTGGTGCCCGTCGCCGCCACGTCGAGGCGCGTTCCCTTCAGCGCAACCATATCGGCGGGCACGGACTGCGCGGCCACCGCCGCCGGAACCGCCACCATCGCCGCGCCTGCAAGTGCCCAAAGCGACTTGCTCATAAAACACCACTCCTTGCTCGTGTCGAGCGGACCAGATCGGCCCGATGGCGCAATAATTACGCGAAAAATCTGCACGGTTCCTGAATAAAGCGCCCGCTCGTCAATTGCTCCGCAGCTTGAGCATTACGCGGTAGAGCATCAGCAATATTACCGCACCCAGCGTGGCGCCGATGAAACCGGTATCTTCGCCCGGTTCATAGAAGCCGATGATCTGACCGACATAGCCGGTCAGGAGCGCGCCCGCGATGCCGATCAAGATCGTCACCACGCATCCACCGGGGTCCTTGCCCGGCATGATCAGCTTGCCCACCGCGCCGGCGACGAAGCCAATGACAATCCACCAGAAGATATCGGCCATGTTACTCCTCAGCGCTCGATTCAATCTTTCGCCCACCATTCCGGCGACGCCGCGCCAATGCAAGCGCCATTACATTTTCACCTGCAAAGCATGCGCTTCGTCCTGAATACTACTTGCTTTCACTGTCGCCAGCGCGCAGGAAGCATTGCCTTGCGAAAGTCCCGCTTGAGGGAAGTGACTTGTTGATGTAATACACTCGTCGCAAATGTGGGAACGCTTCGAGACTGAAAGCAGGCAATGATGAATTACGAATCGCGTTTTTCTGAAAATGGCGAGGCTGTGGGCGCGCTTTCAGACGAGGATGCGCGCCGCAAACGGCGCCGCACCGTCATTGCCGCTGCGCTCGGCTGCGCCGCGATCATCGGCACCGCCGGCTATTTCTTCAGTGGTGGGGATGAAAAGGCCGCGGGCAGCGCCGCCGCCAGCGCCGACAAGTCGATGCCCGTCGTCACCGTGATGGTCCCCGGCACACAGGAAATCTCGCGCATCGTCTCGGCCACCGGCTCGCTCGCTGCGCGCCGCGAAATGCCCGTCGGTTCGGTCGGCGAAGGCGGCATGGTGACGAACGTGCTCGTCGAACCCGGCGCCTGGGTCCGCAAGGGCCAGGTTCTCGCCACCGTCGAACGCTCGGTCCAGACGCAGCAACTCCAACAGCTTTCCGCGCAGATCAACGTCGCGCGCGCCGATGCGCGGCTGGCCCAGGCCGAACTTGACCGCGCGCAGGCGCTGGTCGCGCGCGGCTTCGTCTCCAAGGCCGATATCGACCGCAAGGCCGCAACGCGCGATTCCGCCGATGCCCGCGTCCGCGTGGCCGAGGCCTCGCTCGCCGAGGCGCGTGCACGCACCGGGCGGCTCGATATCCGCGCGCCCGAGGCCGGCCTTGTCCTCACCCGCGATGTCGAACCCGGCCAGGTGGTGAGCGGCGGCAGCGGCGTGCTGTTCCGCCTCGCGCTGGGCGGTGAAATGGAACTGCGCGCCGAGGTGGCCGAATCCGATCTCCAGAATATCCGCGTCGGCGGAACCGCCAATGTCACGCCGGTGGGCACCAACCTCACCTTCCCCGGCAAGATCTGGCAGATCTCGCCCGTCGTGAACCCCACCAGTCGTCAGGGCGTCGCCCGCATCCTGCTGGGATATGACAAGGCGTTGCGCCCCGGCGGCTTTGCCTCGGTCAACATCGTCAGCGGCACCGCGGTCGCCCCGCTCCTGCCCGAATCGGCGGTGCTGAGCGACGGCAAGATCAACTATGTCTATGTCGTCGACGCGGGCGACAAGGTCGTCCGGCGCGATGTTCAGGTGGGCCAGGTGGCCGATGCCGGCGTCTCGGTGCTCAGCGGCATTTCGGGCAATGAACGCATCGTGCTGTCGGCCGGCGCCTTCCTGAACCCCGGCGAAAAGATCAAGCCGGTTCTCGCCAAGAAGCAGAAATAACGGGTCTGGAGAGGACTGCCATGAGCTTCCGCAACATCTCGGCCTGGTCCATTCGGAACCCGGTCCCGCCGCTCGTCATCTTTCTGGCGATCACCCTGGCTGGCCTGATCAGCTTCAACCGGATGGACATCACCAACAATCCGGACATCAGCTTTCCGGCGGTGCGCGTTGTCGTGAACCAGCCGGGCGCCGCGCCCTCCGAGCTTGAAACCCAGGTCACCCAGCGCGTCGAGGCCGCCGTGCGCGGCGTCAACGGCGTCGACGAGATCACCTCCTATGTCGAGGAGGGTATGTCCTCGAGCATGGTGCAGTTCGACATCGGCACGCCGGTCGACCGCGCGCTCAACGACGTGCGCAACGCCGTCGCGCAGATCCGCAGCGACCTGCCCGAAGGCATTCTCGAACCCCAGGTGCTGCGCATCGACGTCGATGGCGGCCCGATCGCCTATATCTCGGCCGAGGCCGTCGACATGACGCTCGAGGAACTGAGCTGGTTTGTCGACAATACGGTGGCCAAGCGGCTGCTCTCGATCGAGGGCATGGCCGCAGTCAACCGCGGCGGCGGCGTCAGCCGCGAAATCCGCATCATCCTCGATCCCGCCAAGATGCAGGCACAAGGCATTACCGCCACCGAGGTGAACGCCCAGCTGCGTCAGGTGAACCTCAACGCCGCGGGCGGCCGCGCCGAAATCGCGGGCTCCGAACAATCGGTGCGCGTGCTCGGCAATGCACGCAACGCCTATGAGCTCGGCCAGACGCAGATCTCGGTCGGCGGCGGCCGCACGGTGAAGCTCGCCGATATCGCCGAGGTGCGCGACCTGTTCGCCGAACAGCGGTCGATGTCTGAAATGAACGGCCGTCAGGTCACCAGCTTCAGCGTCGAAAAGTCGAAGGGTGCCTCCGACGTCACCGTCTATGACGAGGTGCAAAAGGCGCTCGACGAGCTGAGCAAGGAAAATCCGAAGGTAAAGTTCAAGCAGCTGTTCACCAGCGTCGACTATACCAAGGACCAGTATCATTCGGCGATGGCCGCGATGATCGAGGGCGCCGTCCTCGCCGTCATCGTCGTCTTCCTCTTCCTGCGCGACTGGCGCGCCACCGTCATCTCGGCGCTCGCCATCCCGCTGTCCGCGATCCCGGCCTTCTGGTTCATGGACATGATGGGCTTCACGCTCAACTTCGTCAGCCTGCTCGCGCTCAGCCTTGTCGCCGGCGTGCTTGTCGACGATGCGATCGTGGAGATCGAGAATATCGTCCGGCACATGCGCATGGGCAAATCCGCCTATCAGGCCGCGATCGACGCGGCCGACGAGATCGGCCTCGCGGTGCTCGCCACCACCATGTCGATCGTCGCGGTGTTCCTGCCCGTGGGCCTGATGCCCGGCATGTCGGGCCAGTTCTTCAAGCAGTTCGGCCTTACGGTCGTGGTCGCGGTGCTGATGAGCCTTGCCGTCGCGCGCATGGTGACGCCGCTGATCGCCGCCTATTTCCTCAAGGCCCATGGCCAGGCCAAGCACGGCGAAAGCCGGCTGATGGACAAATATATGATCATCCTGCGCTGGTCGCTCATCCACCGCTGGAAGACGATGCTGCTCGGCGTGGCCGCCTTTGTCGCGACCATCATCGCCTTCGCCACACTGCCGATGACGTTCAACCCGACGATCAACACCGATTACAGCCAGGTGCAGGTTGAAATGGTTCCGGGCTCCACGCTGGCGCAGACCAAGGCGGTGACCGATCAGGTGACCGACATCCTGAACAAGTCGCCAGTGGTGGAGGCCGCCTATGCGGATATCCGCCCAACCGCGGCCAGCATCTACATCACGCTGAAAAAAGACCGGAAGATGAGCAGCATCGATTGGGAACGCGAACTCACGCCCAAGCTGCTGGGCATCGCCGATGCGCGCGTCAACTTCCAGTCCCAGTCGGGCGGCGGCTTCGGGCGTGATATCATCATCATGCTCGGCGGCGACGATCCGGTGCTGCTCAACGAGACCGCGCAGAAGATCGTCGACGAGATGAACGGCATTCCCGAAATTCGCGGGCCGCGCCTTACCGGCGACCTCCAGCGCCCCGAAATCACGATCGAACCGCGCCTCGACCTCGCCGCCGATCTCGGCGTGACGACCGCGTCGCTCAGCCACGCAATCCGCATCGCGACATTGGGTGAGATCGATCAGAACAGCGCCAAATTCTCGTTGTCCGATCGCCAAATCCCGATCCGCGTCGCGCTCAACCAGGATTCGCGCAAGTCGCTGTCGACGATCGAGAATCTTCCGGTTCAAACCACCTCGGGGGGTTCGGTGCCGCTAAAGGTCGTCGCCGATATCCGCTTCGGTGCTGGCCCCACGGTGATCCGCCGCCACAACCAGGTCCGCCGCGTCGTTCTCGGCGCAGACCTTGCCCCCGGCATCGTCACCTCGCAGGCCA is part of the Sphingomonas sp. C3-2 genome and harbors:
- a CDS encoding efflux RND transporter permease subunit, whose amino-acid sequence is MSFRNISAWSIRNPVPPLVIFLAITLAGLISFNRMDITNNPDISFPAVRVVVNQPGAAPSELETQVTQRVEAAVRGVNGVDEITSYVEEGMSSSMVQFDIGTPVDRALNDVRNAVAQIRSDLPEGILEPQVLRIDVDGGPIAYISAEAVDMTLEELSWFVDNTVAKRLLSIEGMAAVNRGGGVSREIRIILDPAKMQAQGITATEVNAQLRQVNLNAAGGRAEIAGSEQSVRVLGNARNAYELGQTQISVGGGRTVKLADIAEVRDLFAEQRSMSEMNGRQVTSFSVEKSKGASDVTVYDEVQKALDELSKENPKVKFKQLFTSVDYTKDQYHSAMAAMIEGAVLAVIVVFLFLRDWRATVISALAIPLSAIPAFWFMDMMGFTLNFVSLLALSLVAGVLVDDAIVEIENIVRHMRMGKSAYQAAIDAADEIGLAVLATTMSIVAVFLPVGLMPGMSGQFFKQFGLTVVVAVLMSLAVARMVTPLIAAYFLKAHGQAKHGESRLMDKYMIILRWSLIHRWKTMLLGVAAFVATIIAFATLPMTFNPTINTDYSQVQVEMVPGSTLAQTKAVTDQVTDILNKSPVVEAAYADIRPTAASIYITLKKDRKMSSIDWERELTPKLLGIADARVNFQSQSGGGFGRDIIIMLGGDDPVLLNETAQKIVDEMNGIPEIRGPRLTGDLQRPEITIEPRLDLAADLGVTTASLSHAIRIATLGEIDQNSAKFSLSDRQIPIRVALNQDSRKSLSTIENLPVQTTSGGSVPLKVVADIRFGAGPTVIRRHNQVRRVVLGADLAPGIVTSQATAKIDALPTLKNLPQGIRRLQIGDSKLQAEMLTNFAIAVISGVLLVFGVLVLLYKRIMPPFVNMGSLLLAPLGGALALHLTGNPLSMPVFIGILMLLGIVAKNSILVVDFALEEIEKGVDKMEAIIDAGHKRAQPIVMTTVAMAAGMVPTALSLSGDGAWRAPMGITVIGGLILSTLLTLIIVPAAFSLAIDLEKWLGPHLSKRLLTFKPGDDKPHPAPAE
- a CDS encoding GlsB/YeaQ/YmgE family stress response membrane protein — encoded protein: MGFILYLIIGGVIGWLASIVMRTDAQQGIFLNVIVGIVGAFLAGLVVSGGSIGEGLNVTSLLASFVGAIVLLGIVNLIRRGSVR
- a CDS encoding SIMPL domain-containing protein, with product MSKSLWALAGAAMVAVPAAVAAQSVPADMVALKGTRLDVAATGTTKRVPDVAVISAGVVTQAKDAATAMRDNAARMTGVVAALKKAGVADRDIMTSTIRLEPQYKYAENTPPTITGYQAHNSVSIRFRDVAASGKILDTLVAQGANQINGPNLQIDKPEAAEDEARVDAIRKARARADLYAGAAGLKVKRILSISESGGYNPAPPMPYMMAARSAKVEVADTAIEPGEQAVNVTVNVSFELE
- a CDS encoding efflux RND transporter periplasmic adaptor subunit; its protein translation is MNYESRFSENGEAVGALSDEDARRKRRRTVIAAALGCAAIIGTAGYFFSGGDEKAAGSAAASADKSMPVVTVMVPGTQEISRIVSATGSLAARREMPVGSVGEGGMVTNVLVEPGAWVRKGQVLATVERSVQTQQLQQLSAQINVARADARLAQAELDRAQALVARGFVSKADIDRKAATRDSADARVRVAEASLAEARARTGRLDIRAPEAGLVLTRDVEPGQVVSGGSGVLFRLALGGEMELRAEVAESDLQNIRVGGTANVTPVGTNLTFPGKIWQISPVVNPTSRQGVARILLGYDKALRPGGFASVNIVSGTAVAPLLPESAVLSDGKINYVYVVDAGDKVVRRDVQVGQVADAGVSVLSGISGNERIVLSAGAFLNPGEKIKPVLAKKQK
- a CDS encoding GlsB/YeaQ/YmgE family stress response membrane protein gives rise to the protein MADIFWWIVIGFVAGAVGKLIMPGKDPGGCVVTILIGIAGALLTGYVGQIIGFYEPGEDTGFIGATLGAVILLMLYRVMLKLRSN